TGCCTGGCCCCACTTTGTAAGGCACTTTTGAGGAGAACACGGTGCTGCCAGCCTTTGGCACCGAGAGCTGGCTCTGCCCTTGGCCTGCTGAGACATGGGATGCAAGCCACCCACAAGTGCAGGGTAAGTGCTGTGGTGTTTGTTCCTTTGTATTTAAATTGCAGTATcattatcatagaatcatcaagTGCAACCACCAACCTAGCACTACCTCTGGAATTCCTAAACCACTAAACCGCATCACCCAGTGCCAAATCCAGATGTCTTtgaaacacctccagggatggtgactccgCCACCTCCCTGGACAACCGTCTCCAATGCCTGAATTCCAGAGCCTGAATTTCTACCGGGAATGGAGGTTACCAGGTGAGTTCCGTGCTCCTGCACCAGCATTTTTTAcaataacattttaaatctctttctagaagattttgcagttttaaaacGTTTTGCAATTTAGAGCGTCACTTCGTACCGGGGATCACTCGCCTTCATTCCGTAGGAATGTTCATTCCACAGGGGCTACGGAGGGGAGCCAGGGCAGCGCCACTTGCGGGAcacccggccccggcccgccgccTGCTCTCCCCGGCCCGCCCCCTCTGCCGAGCGGGTaccggggcggtgccggggcggtgccgggggcgGTGTAaggcggggggcggcggcagGGCTGTCTGAGGGAATGCGGGCGGCCAAGATGGCTGCTGCCGCCGTCGCCGCCGGGCGTCACCGTGAGTGTGAGGGCGCCGCCGCGATGGCGGGAacggggccggggggcggcggggggccTGAGGGCTGACCGGACACCGCGGGGACCGCGcgggcgggagcgcggcggcggcgccgccggcaCCGCGTTACACAACGCCCGAGAGGCGCCTTTCATAACGCTGACGgcgccggggccggcggggccgtgGGGCCGAGCGGCCGGCGGGCTTACCGGGGCTGCGCACGGCGATGGCGGCTTCCCGCCGCTGCGCTGAGGGGGGCTGCGGGCGCGGGGTCTCCGCGCCCACCCGCAGGGCTCTGTCCGGCCGGGGCGAGCGCGCCCTTTGCTGCTgccggcccagcccggccgcTGCTTCCCTGTGCGGCTGTGTCCgtaccctgctgcagctcctgctgcttccctgtgcgGCTGTGTCCgtaccctgctgcagctcctgctgcttccctgtgcgGCTGTGTCCggaccctgctgcagctcctgccagcccgGCCGCTGCTTCCCTGTGCGGCTGTGTCCgtaccctgctgcagctcctgctgcttccctgtgcgGCTGTGTCCggaccctgctgcagctcctgctgcttccctgtgcgGCTGTGTCCggaccctgctgcagctcctgctgcttccctgtgcgGCTGTGTCCggaccctgctgcagctcctgctgcttccctgtgcgGCTGTGTCCggaccctgctgcagctcctgctgcttctctgtgcGGCTGTGTCCggaccctgctgcagctcctacTGCTTCCCTGTGCGGCTGTGTCCgtaccctgctgcagctcctgctgcttccctgtgcgGCTGTGTCCgtaccctgctgcagctcctacTGCTTCCCTGTGCGGCTGTGTCCgtaccctgctgcagctcctgctgcttccctgtgcgGCTGTGTCCggaccctgctgcagctcctgctgcttccctgtgcgGCTGTGTCCgtaccctgctgcagctcctgctgcttctctgtaCGGCTGTGTCCGTACCCTGCGTGCTCGTTTGAAAGGAGCCGCTCTCCTGTTTGAAGGTGTTTGTGTAGAGATGCAGCCGGTGTCGCGGTTCGCTGCCGGTGCGGCGGGAGCTGTGGGCCCGGGCGCAGGGCAGGGTCACCGCTGCCCTCCCGCCGCTCAGCCCTGGCCGTGCAGCGCTcgctctgtccctgcccagaggCACCTGTGAGCTTACCCGCCCCAGTACTCGCTTTAGAGTTTGATACTGTAGTGGCACTTCTAAAACATATGAGAGAACACTTTTACCAATGCTCCATCTAGCTGGGACCATCCTCGTTGCACGTCTCATTCTGCACTGTGTCCTTCATGATGCAGGTGGAAACGTGCATAAACCTCACCCTAAGTCAGACAGTTGCAGAatgtcctgagttggaagggactcctGGTCATTGatcagctcctggccctgtacAGGacaccccagcaatcccaccctgtgcctgagagtgttgtccaagtgctcctggagctctggaagccttggggctgtgaccattccctgggcagcctgctcagTGCCCAGCCACTCTCTGGGCCAAGAACAAAAGTTCTCACAGTGCAGAAGTATCAGTGCAGCCATTGAAACTTCCCTTTTTATTGTTCTCTGTAGTTGGCATATAGTGCCAGCACCTCAGAAAGTAATAACCCAAGAACTGGAAGTAAAAAGGGATTATTTGAAAAGGACCTTTCCAGCATCAGCGATGCTTGAAGTTCTTTAGTTTGCAGCCTTTTGTATCAGTGCAGATGCAGGCATCCACAGCTGCGCACTCGTAATCCCGAGTAAGAGGCTGGATTTGCAGGATGCGTTTCGTTGCCATTGATTTCAGCAGGTTTTGAGGCTGTTCAGAATCTGTTCAGGTTATTAGAGAACTGTGAGCTGTAAGATGCTCTTCCCAGCGGGTGGGTTGGCTGctgaggagctctgtgctgttgGGGCTCAATtgctgctgagctcctgtgGTCTGACAGGGGAAATGTCACACTGAACAATTGCTGGAGAGACAGGGATGCAgaatttaaccttttttttttttccaccatgagAAATTCACACTATTTTTGCACTATAAGAATACCATGTAATGATGATGAACTCCTGAGGAGAATGAAGTGTGCCTTGGAAAAGGCAGGCTATAACCAGCATGGAATTGTATGGaatgggttggaaggaaccttaaggGTAATCTAATTGTGTTCAGCTGCAGGGCCCCTGACATAAGGATGTGGAgatgctggagtgagtccagagaaggccacggagatgctccagggctggagcccctctgctctggagccagcctgggagagctgggggtgtttagcctggagaagtgaaggatccagggagagcttaGAGCCCTTTCCAGTGGCTGAAGGGGcttcaggagagctgcagagggaggtgGATGTGGCAGACTTGTAACATCCTGGGGTTTGTGTGATGCTGAAATCCAGATTAATAGCATCACCTGGCTGGGTAGTGAGAAAGAAGGTGGCCCAGATCTCCAGGGAAATGGATTCTGGAGTTGCTGCTCGGTGTTCAAACAGGAGTAGATGTCTAACCTACATTGTAGACATGGTGTGGAAATCCTGCCCTTGTCTGGGGTTAGCCCAGGTGTGTCTGACCCATGAGGAGTGACACAGTCTGGCACTTATTCCTCAGGATCAGCCCCTTGTTTCTGCTCAGTTGTCACCAGTTATTTTGGAGTTATGATTGGAACTCACAGATGTGCAAGgctttggtttgggttttggttgcTGCCTGGTACCTGCAAGAGCTGTAAGTACAGAGTGTTCAAAGAAAGGCAGAAGCTTGTGATTTCCTGACTTGCTTTGattccagcccctggagccGGAGTGAGAAAGCCGAGCTGGCCGTGCTGCCAGCGGGTTTgtttgtggggctgtggggatcagctgttgtgtcccctcagggtttgtttgcggggctgtggggatcagctgttgtgtccctgcagggtttgttttttggggctgTGAGGATCAGCtgttgtgtccctgcagggtttgtttttgtggggctgtggggatcagctgttgtgtcccctcagggtttgtttgcggggctgtggggatcagctgttgtgtcccctcagggtttgttttttggggctgtggggatcagctgttgtgtcccctcagggtttgttttttggggctgtggggatcagctgttgtgtcccctcagggtttgttttgtggggctgtggggatcagctgttgtgtccctgcaggcagcaggtgaGCAGTCTGCCGTCTCTCTCCGCAGTGCTGAGGAGCCGCGGCCAGCTGCGGGTGCCGCTGCGATGGAGAGGCCAGGCCACGGCCGCCGCGGTGACGGAGAGCGCCAAGCCGCAGGTCCAGCCCCAGGAGCGGTGGGTGTGCGCCGGGGCCCTGCCTGTCCCCGATAGCAGCCACGGGGCTGGGTCCGCTCTGCCTCTGTGTGATTGTGTATCTGGTGCCTGCACTCCCCCGGCCTCGTGTTCTGCGGCCGAGGACGGCCGTGTTCCTGCACAGCTCCGAGCCCGGGGCCCATGTAAGGCctgaggcactgcaggagcaaTGCAAGGACATTCATTATCATTATTGTTTGAAGTTCTGGTTCCTGCTCCCTGGGTTTCATTCAGCAGCCTTCTGATACACGCTCCAGCAGAAAGGGAATGGAAGCTGAGGTCCCGAAACATTGAGGCAGGCCTGGGCTCCTCTCAGTGCCCTGTTGTAAGACTTTGGCTTTAACAAAAGGGCAAAACTCCCTGTGCAACCTGAGCCATCTGCTGGGAAGTGAGGTCCTGGTCTGTGGGCTCCCTTGGGCAGGGGAAACAGTTCCATGGGGAAATTGGGTGAGAGCTGTGATCAGCAGCCATTCTGTAAATGCTGATACCAccatctgtgctgctgtgccatgTGGGACCTTATCCTTACAACAGTGTGCCAGACCTGCACCCGGATAGGAAATCCATTCTGGAACAACCCAACCCAAACACAGCTGGCCCTGCAATGAATTTGTCTGTAGAAGGGCTtcttgctgctgtcactgctgtagGAGATGAGATGTGTCCCCACAGCAGTGAAGACAGACTTGTGTGAGTGGCTCATCTGCtttccagggaagctgctgcttggtttggtttgattgaGCAGCTGAGATCCTGTTTCATAACCTCCCTtagagccagcagctgccagccagccTTCCTAGTGTGTCTCCACCTAAAGTTTGTGTTACAAAGtggttactttttaaaaaagcaaaggtCATGTAGCTACTTGTGTCTGGCCATTCCTGTTCCTGGCGGAAGTGTTTACATAAGCAGGAGGAGCCTTGGGATAGGAGCTGCCTTTGCAAAGGCAAATGTGGGAGGATGAACCGGTTGCTTTGTcatcataataaaaataaaagcagtgggTCACTAGGATTTGAAATATCTCTTGCTTCCCTAGGAAACCTAAAACAGGAATCTTGATGTTGAACATGGGAGGCCCGGAGCGACTGGATGACGTCCACGATTTCCTGCTGCGTCTCTTCCTGGACAGAGATCTGATGACCCTTCCAGTTCAAAAGTGAGAAGCACTGGGATCTCCTGTGGTACAGGCAGTGTCGGGTGTTGCTGTCCGAGCTGTAGGCTCGGATATTTACTCCTGTGGAGAGCAGCACTCCCTAAGGCTGCTTCACCCTGGGAACAGTCAGTGCGAGGGACAGTGCTGGAACCCTCTGGATTAGGCGTGCCATGGCTGTTCTCTTTTAACTGCAGGCTGAGGTGTGGGGAAGGGTGGAGCAATGGAGCATCAAACAAACCACGCTGCTTTGCTGTAATTTGCGGAGATTGCCAGGGAAAacttgctgcagcagagctctggggaggggggtggtttgggctgtgctgctAACACGTCCCTCTCCAATGCTCCAGTAAGTTGGCTCCGCTCATTGCCAAGCGCCGCACCCCGAAGATCCAGGAGCAGTACAGCAGGATCGGCGGGGGCTCCCCCATCAAGAAGTGGACAGCGGTGCAGGGAGAGGGCATGGTGAAGCTGCTGGACAGCATGTCTCCTCGCACTGGtactgctctgctcagccccccACGGGCCGCTTCTGCTCGCTGTCTTGGAACCGTTTGCTTGCAAAGCAGCTTTGGCTTCTTGGTTTTCCTTGTGGGGTGGTGTGGATTTCCTCCCTGCTGGGAAGTCATGGCAAAGATAGTGCAGAAGGGATTCCATTCGTTGTAAGGTTGTTATCGAAGGCTGGGCTCGGGGAGCCACCTCTGTCTCTCCCGTGATCATGGGAAGATGGCTGTGGTAGAACAAGTTTGTTATTTTCAGGTGTCCAAAGGGAGGTGCCAGGAGTGTCCCTTGgtgtgtggcactgccaggcatCGTGCCTTGCCCTGTAAGCCCTGCTTGAGCCTGAGGAAGCCTGCACTGAAGTCAAGTGGCTGAGGCTTagaggggaagaaaggggaatGTATTTCATGTGAACCACTAAGGCGGGTATGGGAGGGTGTTCAGAGTGGtgttctcagcagctgcttcaggGCTGAAAGGAGGACAGCTGGAGAAAAGACAAGGCTTTGTAGATGAGCAGTGCAGGGCACGGCTGAGCGATAGCAGCGAGCCCcacccagggacacagcaggagatAAGGCTGGGCAGTTTGGCTGGCGTGGAAGGAGATGCTCTCTCTGCCAGCCCTTCGTGGTGAGAAAACTTCAAACATGAATACAGCCTCCTTCCCCCATCTCTGCGTTGCAGAATCCCTCCCAGCAGGGAGTGCTAACTGGTGTGGGATAGCCTGTGCCACTCTGCCTGGTAGCGTGACTGTGGTGGGAAACGGGTGCAGATGCTTCTGTCAATGTCCTTCCATGCAGGGCTGTTTTGTAGCTCTTCGTGGCACCTGCCTCAGGCTTGGCTAGAAAAGGGCTAGAGGAAAAGGACTGCTAAAAGGGTCTGGAAGGTTAAAAGCACTGTTCTTGGAAGGCTAGAACCAAATTTATTTCATCCATTCAGAATGTGGTGTGTCACTGGTGCCTTCACTCAGGTGATGTTCAGTCCTTTCTGCACAGATGTGACTCCCTAGCTTAGTTCGAGCTGCGGTCCCTGCAGGTACAGTCAGAGCCTGAGGCCTGCTGTGTCATCTGAGGCAGGAGTGTTCTTGGAGCAGGAGCCCTGAAGGGTCAGCCTTGCAGCAGGTTCTGCAGATAAGGCTTGGAAGGTTTATCTGCTCTTCCCAGTGTCCTGCTCCcacttgcttttgtttggtGACCACTCTCTGTGCAGTCACACCCTTCTGTGGGCACCTCTCCCACCTGATAAGTCCTTTGGAGGCTTCTTTTGTACTtgacagcagctgcagtttAACAATAGAATGTGCTGAGCACTGCCAACCATTTCCTTCAGCATCCCAAGTGACCGTGCAGAGCACTGTGTTCCTTCAGAACGGCTTGGATGTGTTGGATGTGCTTGCAGACAGCATTTGGGAATATGGGGTGCTTACAGGTAGCACTTTGGGAATGCTGAGCCCTCTGAATGAGCAACtggcaggaggtgctggcacCATGTGAAATGTGgcaaaaagaaatacttttagGGTCATTTTGCCTTGATCTGGGGTGGGCAGCAAGTGAAACCTCGGTGTGTCAGCAGCAATGCTCTCATCCTAAATCCAGACACAGCTCTGTACCAGCTACTGGGAGGGGAACTGACTGTGTCCAAGCCAAGATCAGGACAGGATGTCACTATTATTTAAACAGCCTGTGTACAGACACCAGCACCTCTCTTTGCTGCCCATGGTCCTGAACAAAACGTGACACTGCGAGGGTGTTGCTTCCAGGCTGGCCGTGTCCTTTCCCAGGTTAAACTCCTACAGTCCCCGCCCGGGTTAGTCAGACTTTTGTCTTTAATGCCATTCAAAGATGTTAATGAGGTTACTGGCTCAAGGGCTCCTGAAGTTGGGTCGTtatttgctgctgctcccagctgggagctctcctgcctcctgcagaGAACTGGGGCTGACTAAACCTGTTTTCTGAGTCCTGCATAAATGTCTGGAGTGGAGCCCAAGCACGGGACATCTGCTTCCTTCAGAAACCTGCTAAATGTTATTTCAGAGCCACTGACCCGGAAACCCTGAAAAAGAaactttgcttttgttctcctAAGAACCTCTGTCTTCCacttataaaaaacaaaacagcaaacctCCCCTGCCTGCTTCCCATCCCCTAACCAAGCCATGCTCCCAAAGCTGACACCCAAAAGATTAGAGATAAAAACGGAGGAACCTGAGATGTCCTCAGAGAGAATCATATTGCTAATCATTGCCAAAATAAGGTGTTAAAGCCATGAAGCTTTTTATAAAAGCCCTCCAAAATCAGGATGGGAGAGCACATGTCCCTGattcactgctctgctgccccagaCAGCCCCTTGGGGGTTGGGTGCCATCGGAGCAggtgtgctgggcagggagggcagctggagctgtgggctGTGAGGGCATCGGGGTGTTCATTTAGCTTCTCGTAGCAacacttttttacttttatgtCCTTAAAATCAGGACTTGCCTGGTGAGACACCAGGGCTCTGTCCAGGCTGGGAACTGCGCCTCTGCTAAATGCAGGAGAAGCAGGCCAGTAGTGTTCCTGCAGAAGCAAACCGTAATATAAATCACTTTTAAATTCTAATCACAGCCAATGTGATTGGCCAGAAATGTGCTTGGCCAAAGAAAGGGCTTACATGACAGAGCTTTACCAAAGCAGCCAGAAAATGAACAGCAAGCTTATTTCAGCAGTTTCAGCCTGCCTGTTGTTGTCTGTTTTACACATAACGACGTGTTCCTGCGAATTCTCACCTTTTCCTGCAATTGCTGTCCcggtgctggggctggcagcgccTCACAAGTACTACATCGGCTTCCGCTACGTGCATCCGCTGACGGAGGAGGCCATCgaggagatggagagggatgGCATCCAGAGGGCCATTGCCTTCACCCAGTACCCCCAGTACAGCTGCTCCACCACAGGTGAgcacctgggcagggcagaggtgctgcgggcagggagctgtgcatGTGGGTAAATCATGTGAGCTCTGATCAGACTGGTGCATTGTGTGAGATATAcgtacatatatatatatgggatATAATTGTTCCCACTGGAGACGCTCAGCTCTGATTTATGGTTGTGTTTTAATTatgtagcattttaaaatatgataatCGCTTGCTGCCAAGCTGTTCCAATCTGACAGCTTGCTGGTGGCCTGGCTGAACTTGTGTTGTTCACTCTCTGTTTCAGGAAGCAGTTTAAATGCCATTTATCGCTATTATAACCAGAAAGGGGAGAAGCCAAAGATGAAGTGGAGCATAATTGACCGATGGCCCACACATCCCCTTCTCATTCAGGTGTGGATCTGAAGGCTTTGAggtttatatattttcttttagaatacAGAAATAATACTGAGGAAGGGTAACAGGAAGGCTTCATTCTGAGGGTGCATTTTAGTTGTGTGATGAAATGAGTCTTGTCTACCATGTCTGAAATTACAGGAGAAGGAGGGTTATTTCATGCACTATGCTTTGGCAAGATAATGTGTGAAAGCAACCACTGTGCACGTCCTGTTTTAAAAGCTGGGTGATGTTACCCTAATGGTGGTGGCTGGAAGGAACCTCTACAGGCCATTCATCCAAattcctgctcagagcagatcTGTgatcagcacacacacagattaTGTTGGTTTGTCAGAGCAGATCTGTgatcagcacacacacagattaTGTTGGTTTGTCAGAGCAGATCTGTgatcagcacacacacagattaTGTTGGTTTGTCAGAGCAGATCTGTgatcagca
This sequence is a window from Vidua chalybeata isolate OUT-0048 chromosome Z, bVidCha1 merged haplotype, whole genome shotgun sequence. Protein-coding genes within it:
- the FECH gene encoding ferrochelatase, mitochondrial isoform X1, translating into MRAAKMAAAAVAAGRHLLRSRGQLRVPLRWRGQATAAAVTESAKPQVQPQERKPKTGILMLNMGGPERLDDVHDFLLRLFLDRDLMTLPVQNKLAPLIAKRRTPKIQEQYSRIGGGSPIKKWTAVQGEGMVKLLDSMSPRTAPHKYYIGFRYVHPLTEEAIEEMERDGIQRAIAFTQYPQYSCSTTGSSLNAIYRYYNQKGEKPKMKWSIIDRWPTHPLLIQCFADNIQKELNLFPPDKRKEVVILFSAHSLPMSVVNRGDPYPQEVGATVQRVMEKLNYSNPYRLVWQSKVGPMPWLGPQTDETIKGLCQRGKKNMLLVPIAFTSDHIETLYELDIEYAQVLANECGVENIRRAESLNGNPLFSKALADLVCSHLQSNEVCSRQLTLCCPLCVNPVCRETKAFFSSQAL